A genomic stretch from Papio anubis isolate 15944 chromosome 18, Panubis1.0, whole genome shotgun sequence includes:
- the LOC116271304 gene encoding uncharacterized protein LOC116271304: protein MCAYVLGPRPSKGPSVHLPGPALSVRVAKGEATSETKVSEKERRFPAPAGAVSLSLPSRASGSAPAAPREPGRTTLGLAEVLEPGTPSWNSAPPHLRARSRSSGPHPARLS from the coding sequence ATGTGTGCCTATGTTCTAGGTCCCCGTCCCTCCAAAGGCCCGTCTGTCCATCTCCCTGGCCCCGCGTTGTCGGTGCGTGTGGCCAAGGGCGAGGCGACAAGCGAGACCAAGGTCAGCGAGAAGGAGCGACGCTTCCCGGCGCCAGCGGGGGCggtgtctctctccctcccctcccggGCCTCCGGGTCAGCTCCGGCAGCGCCTCGGGAACCGGGACGGACTACCCTTGGCCTCGCCGAGGTCCTGGAGCCTGGGACCCCCTCCTGGAACTCCGCTCCCCCGCACCTGCGCGCCCGCTCCCGTTCCTCCGGTCCCCACCCCGCTCGGCTCTCCTga